From Peromyscus maniculatus bairdii isolate BWxNUB_F1_BW_parent chromosome 8, HU_Pman_BW_mat_3.1, whole genome shotgun sequence, a single genomic window includes:
- the Lrrc59 gene encoding leucine-rich repeat-containing protein 59: MTKAGSKGGNLRDKLDGNELDLSLSDLNEVPVKELAALPKATVLDLSCNKLSSLPSDFCGLTHLVKLDLSKNKLQQLPADFGRLVNLQHLDLLNNRLVTLPVSFAQLKNLKWLDLKDNPLDPVLAKVAGDCLDEKQCKQCANKVLQHMKAVQADQERERQRRLEVEREAEKKREAKQQAKEAKERELRKREKAEEKERRRKEYDAQKASKREQEKKPKKETNQAPKSKSGSRPRKPPPRKHTRSWVVLKVLLLLLLMCVAGGLVACRMTGLQHQPLCNSVNTVYDNAVQGLRHHEILQWVLQTDSQQ; the protein is encoded by the exons ATGACCAAGGCCGGTAGCAAGGGCGGGAACCTCCGCGACAAGCTGGACGGCAATGAGCTGGACCTGAGCCTCAGCGACCTGAATGAGGTCCCCGTCAAGGAGCTG GCTGCACTCCCAAAGGCCACCGTATTGGATCTGTCCTGCAATAAACTGAGCTCTCTTCCG TCGGATTTCTGTGGCCTCACACATCTGGTGAAGCTGGACCTCAGCAAGAACAAACTGCAGCAACTGCCCGCAGACTTTGGTCGCCTGGTCAACCTTCAGCATTTGGATCTCCTCAACAACAGGCTGGTCACCCTGCCTGTCAGCTTTGCTCAGCTCAAG aACCTGAAGTGGCTGGATCTGAAAGACAACCCCCTGGATCCTGTCCTGGCCAAGGTGGCAGGAGATTGCTTGGATGAGAAGCAGTGTAAGCAGTGTGCAAACAAG GTGTTACAGCACATGAAGGCCGTGCAAGCAGATCAGGAACGAGAGCGGCAGCGCCGGCTGGAAGTGGAGCGAG AGGCAGAGAAGAAGCGGGAGGCCAAGCAGCAGGCTAAGGAGGCCAAGGAGCGCGAGCTGCGGAAGcgggagaaggcagaggagaaggagCGTCGGCGGAAGGAATACGATGCCCAGAAAGCTTCCAAGCGGGAGCAGGAGAAGAAGCCCAAGAAGGAGACAAATCAGGCCCCAA AATCTAAGTCTGGCTCTCGTCCTCGCAAGCCACCACCCCGGAAACACACACGCTCCTGGGTTGTGCTGAAGGTGTTGCTGCTCTTGCTGCTAATGTGTGTGGCAGGAGGGCTGGTTGCATGCCGGATGACAGGGCTGCAGCACCAGCCCCTCTGCAACAGCGTGAACACCGTCTACGACAATGCCGTCCAGGGCCTGCGCCATCATGAGATCCTCCAGTGGGTCCTCCAGACCGACTCCCAGCAGTGA